CCACGCTGGCCGGAACGCCGTGCGCCAGCGAGAACACCAGCGTACTCGTGACCGCCGCGACCGTGAACCCCGCCGCCCGCTCGTGCCCGCGCATCAGTAGACCCCGGAATGCGACCTCCTCCGCGAAGGGAATCAGGAGGCCCGCCGCGAGCAGCAGCACCCACACGTCCGCCCCCTGACTCAGGAACTGCGGCACCGCGTTCGCGGACGACGGCACCAGCGTCACGAACGCCAGCACGAACGCCCGCGACGCCAGGAACGCCAGCGCGAACGCCGCCAGCGCCACGCCCCATGCGGGCGGAGTCCGCCAGCGCGAATCCCGCAGCAACGCCGTCATGGTGTCCCGGAACGCCGTGAACGCCACGAGCACCACCACCGCGAACGCCCCCAGCAGCGCCAGCCCCAGCGGCGCCCCCACCCCCATCAGCACCGCCGACACCACGTTCTGCACCAGCAGCAGCGTCAGCGCCGCGCGGTTCCCACTGACCGCCCGCACCCCGGCAGGCTCGGCAGGCGGAACGGGCGGCACACTGGGCGCGGTAGGCTCTGGAACGGTCATGCCCCCGAGCCTACCGCGCCCACCCCGCACAGCGCGTCAACGGAAAGTTGAGAGGTGGGGAGTGGGGAGTGGGGAGTGGGGAGTGGGGAGTGGGGACAGCGTGTCCGCGAATCGTCTTCCCGTGTCAAGCCCACACCGCACGCTGCGCCTGCCGCGCCCCTTAAGCCGTCAGGACGCGGATCGCGCCCGCCAGGGCCTCGTCGTCCACCTGATGGTGCAGCACGAAGCGGACGCTGTCCGGCCCGAGCGCGTTGCACAGGACGCCCTGCTCGCTCCAGCGGGTGGCATGCGCCGCTGCATCGTGCACGGTGGCGTAGATGATGTTCGTCTGCACGGCGCTCAGGTTCACGTCGAAGCCCGCGTTCACGAGGGCGTGGGCCAGTTCGCGGGTGCGGCGGTGATCCTCCGCCAGCCGGGCCGGACCCTCGCGCAGGGCCACCAGCGCCGCCGCAGCCAGCACGCCCGCCTGCCGCATGCCGCCGCCCATCATCTTCCGGTAGCGGTGCGCCCCCTTCATGGCCGCCGCGCTGCCGACGAGCACGCTGCCCACCGGCGCACCCAGGCCCTTGCTGAGGCACACGCTGACCGTGTCGAACATCCCCGCCACGTCCCGCAGCGGCACACCCAACGCCACCGCCGCGTTCACCACCCGCGCGCCGTCCAGGTGCAGCGGCAGCCCCTCCTCGGTCGCCACCGCGCGAATCCCCGCCAGCACGTCCAGCGGGATCACCGTCCCACCCGCCTTGTTATGCGTGTTCTCCAGACTGATCAACCCGCTCGGCGACTGGTGGATGCTGCGCCGGATCGCGGCGCGCACGTCCTCCGGGGCGGGCACACCCAGCGGCGCGGGCACGAAACGCGGCACCACGCCGCTGAACGTCGCCATCATGCCCAGTTCCCACTCGTAGATGTGCGACCCCTCCGCGCAGATGACCTCCTCGCCCCGGCGCGTGTGCAGCGCGATCGCCACCTGATTCGTCATCGTCCCCGACGGCATGAACAGCCCCGCCTCGTGCCCGGTCAGGCGCGCCACCTCCGCCTGCAACTCGTTCACGGTCGGGTCCTCGCCGTACACGTCATCCCCCACCGGCGCCTGCGCCATCGCCTCGCGCATGGCAGGCGTGGGGGTCGTGACGGTATCGGAACGCAGATCGGCAATCGGGCGGGACGCAGTCATGCCCCGGATGCTACGCCGCGCCGCACCCAAAGTGGGACGCGCCCCGGGACACGAGGTGGTATGCCTGGAGGATGCGTCCCTGGCTACCCCTCCTGCCCCTGCTGGTCGCCTGTCACGCCCCGGCTGACACCCTCCCGCCGGAACTGGCGCGGCTGGCCGGGCGGGACGCCTGGGTGTACGGCGGCGGCCCGCTGCGCTGCGTCCGGGGGAGCAGTACCACCGAGTTCTTCATTCCACTCACCACCCCGGTCCGGGTCACGCAGGTCGAGCAGACCGGCCCGCGCGAGGTTGAAATCGGCGTGAAAGGACACGTCCGCGAGCAGAGAACGCCGCAGGCCATCATCCTCACACTCGAACCACAGGGACCGGTAGAACCCGTCTCAGGCAGCAGCGGGAACGGGCCTCTCCCCCGCTGGTGGCAGGGACTGGAGGTGAAGTCCTGCACGACGTTCCGTGTCGCTTTCGTGGACGAGGCTCACCTGAACCGCACGCTGAGCTTCACGCCCCCGCCCGGTGCCATGCAGCGCCTCAGCAGCCAGCCCCGCGCCTCCAGCGTCGGCCTGAGCGCCACGCACCTCCTGTGGCTGCGCGGCCCGCCCGAAGAACCCCTGACCGACGTGGAGACCCTGCTGCGCGCGACCACCTGGACGGTCATCGGCGGAGTCCCATACGGCGATCAGGTCACCACCTTCCGGAACGGACAGGTGATCCGGGAGACATTCCCAGGCATGGGACCCTGAACCTCTACAGGTCCGGCCAGAGGTCCCGCCGCACCGCGTCCGCGACGGCCTGGACGGGGTCTTCCTTAAGGCGGCGAGCGATGAACTCCGGCAGATCCGTGCGGGAGGCGACGGCTTGTCGCAACTCCCAATTCATGGCCCGGACTGAGATCAACTGGTCCCACAGGTCCGGGGTCATGAACGGGGAGTCCAGCATGGCGTGAAGCAACTCCGTGATCCGCTGGTGTTCCTCGCCGTGACCCCTTTTCCAGAATCGAAACGAGTGGATTCCCTGCGTGATCAGGGCGCGCAGGTGATCCGCCGTGAAGTTCGGGTGCTGCACGAGCAGGAGGTCGTGCGCGGTCCCCACCAGTCGCGCCAGCATCTCTGGGGGCGTGGTCGGGTCGGTCAGCAGGGGCCGAATCCCATCCGGCCCTGACGCCCGCAACTGCTCGATGATCGGCAGGGACGGTGTAGTCGGATTGGCGGCGAGGTTCACTAGGACGTTCCCGGTGGCGACCTCGGCGTACACGCCCAGCAGGTCAGGCGGCAGCGGCTCCCGCGTGTGGAAGTACGGGTTGAGCACGTCCGGTCCCAGGCGGGCGAGCACCTCGCGGGCCACTACGGGGGGCAGCGTCCGGTTGCGCAGCAGCGTCTCCGCCACCCAGTCCACCGGGTCGGACGCGAGGCGGCGGGCCAGGGGTTCGTCCAGCGGAGCTCCCACGGCCATGGCTCCCCGCACGGCCACACCGCCTGAATTCAGGAGGGCGTCCCGCACGTCGGGCGGCAGGTCCGGACGTCCCGCCAGTGATTGCTGCCCCTGCTCGTCCGCGCCCAGCTGCGCCCACAACGTCCGCAGGAACTCCGGGGGCAGTGGTCGCCGGGGCAGCGCCCAGACCGGCAGGGGGCCGTTGCCGAGCATGTCCATCAGTTCATCGTCCCTCAGGTCGTCCCGGCGCAGCAGAGAGGAAATCGCTCCAGGAAGTGTCCGGAGTACGTCGCGGACGTCCGGCAGCAGGTTGGGCGCCTGCGCCAACGAGTCAAGGTCATGGCGAAGTTCAAGGCCACCACCGGCGGCCCGGGCGACGCGCCACTGCTCCTCGGGCGGCCAGGACGGATCGAAGGGGTCCTCTTTCGTCTCGTCCTCCCGGAGATCGTAGGCTTCCTTCACCAGCGAATGTGGGTCGTCTTTCAGGTGGTTCAGCAGGTCGCCTAGCAGGTCCTCGCGGCCCATGACGGCGGCGCGGACGCTCGGGTCCGGGTCGGTGGCGTACGTGCTCAGCAGGTCCAGGGGGACGGATTCCGCTCGGGCTGCCATGCGGCGCAGCGTCACGTCTGCCCCCCTGAAGAGCGTCAGCAGCGCCGAGCGCACGTCCTCAGCCGCCGACGGGTTGTTGAGGACCGCGAGGCGGACGCGCCATTCGGGGTCCCCGGCGAGGTCGGTCAGGGTGCGGCCGGGCGTGCTGGGGTTCGCGGCGACCGCGCGGCGGACCTGCGCCCACTCGCTGCGGGCCAGGGTGTCCAGCACGCGGGGCAGGGTGGCGGGGTTCCCGGCCTCCATCTCCTGTTTCGACAGTGGCAGGGTGCGGCCCGGTCGGTCGCGCATGGTCCAGGAGACGGACGGGTCCAGGTCCCCGTGCAGCGGCGTGACCCAGTCGTCCGGCACGGACCGGTTCCCGGCGACCGCCGCGCGGATCTGCGGGTCGGGTGAGGTCACCCAGGCGTTCACCTGTGACCGGGTCGGGTCGGGGGTGCTGCGGGCTGCCAGGACTTCCTCCGGGTTGCCAGTGAAGGTCACCTCGTAGGTGCCGCCCAGACTGTTCCCCGTCAGGTAGGTCAGCTGCCCGAACGGCACCACGTCTCCGCTGGCGAGGTCCCACAGGTAGGTGCCGAACGTGCTCAAGTCTGCGTTCCACACGGCTTCGTTCCACACGGCTTCCCGGATCCCCTCTTCCAGTTCCGGCGGCAGGGTCAGCGCCTGTCCGTCCTCGCCGAGCACCTCCAGTTCAAACTGCCTCTCGTCGCTGTGCCAGTGGTACGTGAACTGCACGCGGGCCACTCCGGCGCGCTGCAGGCGGCGGGTGAAGCCCTGCGGGAAGACGCTCACGGGCCTTCCTCCTGTTCGCTTTCGCTCAGGCGGGCGGCGCCGCGGGCCATCCAGGGGCGCAGGGGCAGGTCGCCCAGCCAGTCCTGCACGGTGGGAATCTCGCCGCCCATGTCCTCGCGGACGTGCTGCTCGCCGATCAATCGCACGGGGACCTTCTTGCCGGTGCTGAGGGTCAGGGTGGTGCCGAAGACCTGTTCGCACAGGAAGATGCCCAGGCTGGAGTGCAGGACGGCGCGGTGGCGGACGTCCGGCAGGTGGGCCTTGGTCTGGTCGAACCAGTTGTGGATGGGCAGGTACTCGTCGGGCGTCCCGCCGAACTGTCGGCTGGAACTGATCGCGTGGTGGTACGGGTGCGCCATGCCCCAGGGTACGCGGGTGGGGTGGGGGCCGCGCGACGACCTGCCCGGTTCACGCGGCCCGGTTCACGCTCCGGCCAGTTCCCCCTGCCGCGCCTCGATGATCTTCCTGGCGAGGTGGTCAGGGACGGGCTGGTACCCGTGGGGTTTGACGCTGAACGCGCCGCGGTCGCCGGTCAGGGAGCGCAGGTCGGCGCTGTACGTCTGGAGTTCCGCCTGGGGGACGAGGGCGGTGACGGTGATGACGGTCCCTTCGGGGTCCATGCCCTGCACGCGGGCGCGGCGGGTCTGGAGGTCGCTGATCAGGTCCCCGGTGAACGAGGCGGGGGCGCGGACGCGCAGCTGCATGACGGGTTCCAGCAGGCCGGGGCGGGCGTTCGCCACGGCGTTTTTCAGGGCGAGGCTTCCGGCGGTGCGGAAGGCGATATCGCTGCTGTCCACGTCGTGGTAGCTGCCGTCCAGCACGGTGACGTGGACGTCCTGCATGGGGTACCCGGCGAGTGCGCCGCGCTGCATGGCGTCCTGCACGCCCTTCTCGATGCTGGGGATGTACTTGCCGGGGATGGCGCCGCCGACGACGGCAGACCGGAACGCGAAGCCTGGGCCGGGTTCGATGCGGACTCTGCAGTCACCGTACTGGCCGTGCCCGCCGCTCTGTTTCCGGTGTTTGCCCTGCGCCTCGGCGGGGGCGTGGATGGTCTCGCGGTAGGGGATGCGGGGCGGGGTGGTGGTCACGGTGACGCCCTGCGCGGCCAGCTTCTCCACGGCGATGCCCAGGTGCATGTCGCCCATGCCGGACAGCAGCTGCTCGCCCGTCTGGGGTTCGCGGGCGTAGTGCAGGGTAGGGTCCTCCTCACGCAGCTTCGCGAGGGCCGCGCCGAGTTTGTCCTCGTCCTGGCGGGTGGCGGGGTGAATGGCGACGGTGTGGACCGGTTCGGGCAGCCACAGCGGGTCGTACGTGATGGGCCGGGCGGGGTCGGCGAGGGTGTCCCCGGCGTGCAGGTCCGGGAGTTTCGTCAGGACGCCGATGCTCCCGGCGGGCAGTTCGGGCACCTCGGTGAGGTCCTTGCCGTTCGGGACGTACAGGTGCATGGGGCGCACGTCCAGGTCCTGCGAGGTGTTGCGCAGCGTGTCGCCGGGCCGCAGCGTGCCGCTCCAGACGCGGATGTACGCGACCTTGCCCACGAACGGGTCGATGGACACCCGCCACACCCGCGCGCTCAGCGGGGCGTCCGGGGTGGGCTCGCGGGTCTGGCCGTCCACGCCGGTCAGCGGGCCGCGTTCGCGGGCGCTGCGCAGCCCCGTGACCATCAGGTGCAGCAGCGCGTCCAGGCCCACACCGCTGAGGGCACTGACGGGCAGCACCGGGTAGAGGGTGCCCGCGTGGACGGCCCGCAGGTACGCCGCCTCCAGCTCGTCGTCCCCGATGGGTTCGCCCTCCAGGTAGCGGCCCATCAGGTCGTCGTCCGTCTCGACGATGGCGTCCAGCAGCGCGTCCCGCGCCTCGCGCAGCGCGCCGCTCAGGGCGGGCGGGAGGTCCTGCGGGGGGCTGACCTCGCCCGTCAGGACGTTCACCACGCCCCGGAAGTCCGGCCCCTCCCCCACCGGCAGGAACGCCGCCGCGACCGGCCCCTTCAGGCTGGCCCGCACGTCCGCGAGCACCGTGAAGAAGTCCGCCCGGTCCCGGTCCATCCTGTTCACCACCACCACGCGCGGCATGCCGAAGCGGTCGGCGGTCGCCCAGGCGCGCTCGGTGCCGACCTCCACGCCGCCCACCGCGCTGACGAGCACCAGCACGCTGTCCGCCGCGCGAATCCCGCCCCGGATCTCCCGCACGAAGTCCGCGAAGCCCGGCGTGTCCAGCACCGTCACGTCCGTGCCCTCGTGGGTCAGGCGCAGCACCCCGGTCTGGATCGAGAAGCCGTGCGCCTTCTCGGCGTCCGTGTGGTCGCTGCGGGTCGTGCCGTCCTCCACGCGGCCCATGCGCGAAATGACCCCGCTGCGGTGCAGCAGGGCCTCGGCCAGTGTCGTCTTCCCGGTGCCGCTGTGCGCGGCCAGACTCACGATGCGGTGAGGCACGAAAGATCACCATTCCTTTCCCGAACATCCCCTCGGGACGGGCGGCAGCGACCGGCGAACGCACGCGGACAACAGAAATTGTGGTGCCGCCAGTGTACACCCGGTCAGCCCTCCACCTGCGCCCCGGTTGCCCGCGTGCGCTATCCTCGTGCGTGCGTCACCGGGGGTGCCTGCCGAAAGCGGCGGGCTGAGACTTACCCCAGGAACCTGATCCGGGTCATTCCGGCGGAGGGAGCGTGACCGGCCGCCCACACCCGTGGCGCAGGCCCACCGCTTCCCCTCGTGACGCGAGGGGACTTTCTAATGCGTACCAACCTGACTGTACTTGCCGCACTTGCCATTGCCAGCGCCGCCAGCGCCCAGACCACCGCAGCACCGACCACCCTGACGGTCATCACGCACGACTCCTTCGACGTGGACAAGAAACTCATCGCCGCGTTCGAAACGCAGAACAGGGCCAAGGTGCGCTTCATCAAGGGTGGCGACGCCGGGGAACTCCTGAACCGCCTGATCCTCACCCGCCGCGCCCCCATCGCCGACGTCGTGTACGGCCTGGACAACAGCCTGCTGCCCCGCGCCCGACAGGCGGGCATCCTCCAGCCGTACAAGAGCCCCCTGCTCTCCCGCGTGCCCGCCGCGTACCACCTGAGCGAAGACGGCCTGCTGAACACCGTCGACTACGGCTTCGTCGCCCTGAACTACGACCGCGCGTGGTTCGAGAAAAACAGCGTCCCGCTGCCCAAAAGCCTCGACGACCTGAAAACCCCCACCTACGCCAAACTGACCGTCGTGCAGAGCCCCGCCACGAGCAGCCCCGGCCTCGCGTTCCTCCTCGCCACCGTCAACCACTACGGCGAAACCGGCGCGTGGCAGTGGTGGCGCGCCGCCCGGCAGGGGGGCATGAAAGTCACGCGCGGCTGGAGCGACGCCTACTACAAGGACTTCACCCGCAACGGCGGCAAGTACCCCATCGTCCTGAGTTACGCCAGCAGCCCCGCCGCCGAAGTCTTCTACGCCGACGGCTTCAACCCCACCAAACTCCCCGCCCAGTCCCCCACCGGGAACCTCTTCCTGCCCGGCAGCACCTACACCCAGCTCGAAGGCGTCGGCATCCTGAAAGGCACCAAGCAGGCCGCCCTCGCCCGGAAATTCGTGGACTTCATGCTGAGCGCCCCCGTCCAGAGCGACATCCCCACCCGCATGTGGATCTACCCCGCCGTGAAAGGCACCCCCCTGAACCCCGTGTTCACCTTCGCGCAGGAACCCCAGCCCACCACCGTGAAAGCCGAGATCGCCGCCAACCCCCAGCGCCTCGTGGACGCGTGGGTGACGCAGGTGCTCCGCGCGAGGTGAGGGTTGTGGGGAGTGGGAAGTGGGCAGTGGGAACACAGGCTGCTTCGCAGCGGAAGGACACACGGCTGCTGCGCAGGACCCCTCAGTCAGCTGCGCTGACAGCTCCCCTTAGAGGGGAGCCTACAGACATGCTGTTGCCAAAGCTGAAAAAGTAGACCCCGCTGACATGCACCAAGCCTTCCTGCCCCTCTACCGTCATGGCCCACGAGCCGTCGTGCGCGAAGCGCGCGGGCCTTCGGCGGTTGCGAAGGATGGCGTCGAGGCCGGACACGTCACCGCCCATTCCAGATACGCCGCACCGAAAGAATCTCTTGCCGAGCGCAGCGACTGCTCCCCCGTCCCCCCTGGGGATGGGGGCTGGGGGGTGGGGCAGCCCGCCGCAGGCGCCCTCCAATGAACAGCACGAAACTCCAGGGCTGGCTCCTCGCCCTGCCAGGCCTGATCTTCGTGGCACTCTGCCTCGTCCTCCCCCTGGCCAGAACGCTGCGCGAGGGTGGCGTGACCCTGGATGTGTGGCGTGACCCGTACTTCCAGGGTCGCCTGGCGTGGACGCTGACGCAGGCGGGCGTGACGGCGGGCGTGGCGGCGCTGATCGGGGTGCCGCTGGCGTTTCTGCTGTCGCGGTTCGAGGTGCGTGGGAAGGGGTTGTTCCTGCGCCTGCTGCTGCTGCCGTTCGTGACGCCGACGCTGGTGGCGGTGCTGGGGCTGAGTGCGCTGCTGGGGCCGCAGGGGTGGGTGACGCGCCTGTCGGGGGTGGACCTGAGTGACACGCCGGTGCTGCTGGTGCTGGGGAACCTGTTCTTCAACGTGCCGGTGCTGGTGCGTCTGAGTTACGCGGGGTTCGCGCGGGTGCCGGGGAACGTGGTGGGCGCGGCGCGGTCGCTGGGGGCGCCCTGGTGGCGGGCGGCGCTGGGCGTGGCGTTGCCTCTAGCGTTGCCGGGGGTGCTGGCGGGGGTGGTGCTGGTGTTCCTGTACTCGGCGTTGAGTTTCGGCCTTCCGCTGGCGCTGGGCGGGGAACGGTTCGCGACGCTGGAGGTGGAGATCTACACCCTGACGGCGCTGCAACTGCGTCTGTCGGAGGCGAGTGCGTTGATCATGGGCCAGCTGGGGTTCACGCTGCTGGCGACGTGGGCTTACGTGGCGCTGTCGCGGGGTGGGGTGGGCGTGCCGCTGGGTAGCCTGCCGCGCGCGCGGGGCGGGGCGCGGGCCGCGCTGCTGGGGCTGGGTGGCGTGGTGACGCTCGTGTGCTTCGCGCCGCTGGTCGCGGTGGTGGTGCGGGGCGTGCTGGGCTCGTCGGGGTTCACGCTGGCGTACTGGCAGGGCGTGCTGGCGGACCCGGACACACCACTGCTGGTGTGGAACACGCTGCGCTTCGGGCTGATGGCCCTGGCGGGCGCCACGCTGCTGGGCGGCCTGTACGCGCTGGGCGCGTGGCGGGCC
This region of Deinococcus sp. JMULE3 genomic DNA includes:
- a CDS encoding CPBP family intramembrane glutamic endopeptidase: MTVPEPTAPSVPPVPPAEPAGVRAVSGNRAALTLLLVQNVVSAVLMGVGAPLGLALLGAFAVVVLVAFTAFRDTMTALLRDSRWRTPPAWGVALAAFALAFLASRAFVLAFVTLVPSSANAVPQFLSQGADVWVLLLAAGLLIPFAEEVAFRGLLMRGHERAAGFTVAAVTSTLVFSLAHGVPASVVGIIPLAYVLARVVQHTGSLWNGVIVHALNNTIAVGLGTLLAGRLPSDPERATELLKNEALRLPVAGGAALFGTVVLVVLHLWLTPKADPQERSAPGPWLSGAFVIMLLFGLSAGALTLPGVAQWVTDLRGALR
- a CDS encoding low specificity L-threonine aldolase; amino-acid sequence: MTASRPIADLRSDTVTTPTPAMREAMAQAPVGDDVYGEDPTVNELQAEVARLTGHEAGLFMPSGTMTNQVAIALHTRRGEEVICAEGSHIYEWELGMMATFSGVVPRFVPAPLGVPAPEDVRAAIRRSIHQSPSGLISLENTHNKAGGTVIPLDVLAGIRAVATEEGLPLHLDGARVVNAAVALGVPLRDVAGMFDTVSVCLSKGLGAPVGSVLVGSAAAMKGAHRYRKMMGGGMRQAGVLAAAALVALREGPARLAEDHRRTRELAHALVNAGFDVNLSAVQTNIIYATVHDAAAHATRWSEQGVLCNALGPDSVRFVLHHQVDDEALAGAIRVLTA
- a CDS encoding elongation factor G encodes the protein MPHRIVSLAAHSGTGKTTLAEALLHRSGVISRMGRVEDGTTRSDHTDAEKAHGFSIQTGVLRLTHEGTDVTVLDTPGFADFVREIRGGIRAADSVLVLVSAVGGVEVGTERAWATADRFGMPRVVVVNRMDRDRADFFTVLADVRASLKGPVAAAFLPVGEGPDFRGVVNVLTGEVSPPQDLPPALSGALREARDALLDAIVETDDDLMGRYLEGEPIGDDELEAAYLRAVHAGTLYPVLPVSALSGVGLDALLHLMVTGLRSARERGPLTGVDGQTREPTPDAPLSARVWRVSIDPFVGKVAYIRVWSGTLRPGDTLRNTSQDLDVRPMHLYVPNGKDLTEVPELPAGSIGVLTKLPDLHAGDTLADPARPITYDPLWLPEPVHTVAIHPATRQDEDKLGAALAKLREEDPTLHYAREPQTGEQLLSGMGDMHLGIAVEKLAAQGVTVTTTPPRIPYRETIHAPAEAQGKHRKQSGGHGQYGDCRVRIEPGPGFAFRSAVVGGAIPGKYIPSIEKGVQDAMQRGALAGYPMQDVHVTVLDGSYHDVDSSDIAFRTAGSLALKNAVANARPGLLEPVMQLRVRAPASFTGDLISDLQTRRARVQGMDPEGTVITVTALVPQAELQTYSADLRSLTGDRGAFSVKPHGYQPVPDHLARKIIEARQGELAGA
- a CDS encoding thiamine ABC transporter substrate-binding protein, which gives rise to MRTNLTVLAALAIASAASAQTTAAPTTLTVITHDSFDVDKKLIAAFETQNRAKVRFIKGGDAGELLNRLILTRRAPIADVVYGLDNSLLPRARQAGILQPYKSPLLSRVPAAYHLSEDGLLNTVDYGFVALNYDRAWFEKNSVPLPKSLDDLKTPTYAKLTVVQSPATSSPGLAFLLATVNHYGETGAWQWWRAARQGGMKVTRGWSDAYYKDFTRNGGKYPIVLSYASSPAAEVFYADGFNPTKLPAQSPTGNLFLPGSTYTQLEGVGILKGTKQAALARKFVDFMLSAPVQSDIPTRMWIYPAVKGTPLNPVFTFAQEPQPTTVKAEIAANPQRLVDAWVTQVLRAR
- a CDS encoding iron ABC transporter permease, with protein sequence MNSTKLQGWLLALPGLIFVALCLVLPLARTLREGGVTLDVWRDPYFQGRLAWTLTQAGVTAGVAALIGVPLAFLLSRFEVRGKGLFLRLLLLPFVTPTLVAVLGLSALLGPQGWVTRLSGVDLSDTPVLLVLGNLFFNVPVLVRLSYAGFARVPGNVVGAARSLGAPWWRAALGVALPLALPGVLAGVVLVFLYSALSFGLPLALGGERFATLEVEIYTLTALQLRLSEASALIMGQLGFTLLATWAYVALSRGGVGVPLGSLPRARGGARAALLGLGGVVTLVCFAPLVAVVVRGVLGSSGFTLAYWQGVLADPDTPLLVWNTLRFGLMALAGATLLGGLYALGAWRAGSRALDLVSLMPLMVSPVSLAVGYLLAYPVLAATLPMLIAAYTLLAWPLVVRSLLPALRAIPPKLFEAARSLGATRGAAFRSVTVPLAFPALRGGGALALATVLGEFGATLVLTRPEWATLSTGLYERLGRPGERNLGEACALATALLILATLAFTLLDGGEGEVT